In Helicobacter colisuis, the DNA window CTCCGATAAACACATAAACCAAAACTTTATCACCCAAAAAAGCATTATTTTCATTAATTAAAAACCACGATAACATTACAAGTGGAATCACTAATAAAGGTAAAGTAAAATCAAAAGATGATAAAATATTCCTATTAAATCTCAAAAGTCAAATCCATTTCTTTAAAAATTATGATGATAAGCTATTAAATTAAAGCTTTAATTTTAGCATAATTTCTAATAAAAAGAGAGAGTAAAAATTGCAAATAAACAAACAAAACAAGCACGATTCATTAACATTTTATGTCCAACAAGAAGAATCGAAAATGCGACTTGATAAATTTCTTGCACAGAAGCTAGGATTATCGCGAAATCAAATTAGTAAAATAATCCAGGAAAAACAAATCACCCTCAATGGAATTTTTATTCAAAAAAATGGCACTTCCCTTAATTATAACGATCAAATCACTCTGACTCTAACTAATAAACAATCAAAAATAAAACCAAGCAATCTTAATATTCCCATTTTATATGAGGACGAGGACTTACTAATCCTTAATAAGCCCATTAACCTAATCGTTCATCAAACTCATCAAGAAGATTCTCAATACACACTGCAAGATTGGTTGCAAGAAAATAATTTTCCACTCTCTAATCTAGGAGATTCTTGCAGACAAGGCATTATACATCGCCTTGATAAAACTACAAGTGGCGCAATTGTGATTGCCAAAAATAATCACGCCCACGAAATTCTAAGCCAACAGCTCAAAAGCAGGGAAATGGGTCGTTATTATCTTTGCGTGATTGATTCACCCCTTAAGCAAAATATTCTTATTGATACCCCTCTTATAAGACACCCTAGAAATCGACTTAAATACATCCCCACTACAAAAAACACCCCCCTTAGTAAAGAAGCAAAAACCGCTTTTTATAAAATAATCAACAACGACAAGATAGAGTTAATTGGTGCTAAGCTTTTTAGTGGAAGGACACATCAAATCCGTGCACACCTTAGCAAAATACAACGACATATTTTGGGCGATGCTTTTTATGGCTACAAGGGAAATTACACCGCTAGAATACTGCTACATTCTCACCTACTCTATCTCACACACCCCACTACCAAACAACGCCTAGAAATCTATGCTCCCTTTTGGGAAGATATGCTATTATTTTTACACCAAGAATTTTATCCAACGCAAAATCTTGAATATT includes these proteins:
- a CDS encoding RluA family pseudouridine synthase, producing MQINKQNKHDSLTFYVQQEESKMRLDKFLAQKLGLSRNQISKIIQEKQITLNGIFIQKNGTSLNYNDQITLTLTNKQSKIKPSNLNIPILYEDEDLLILNKPINLIVHQTHQEDSQYTLQDWLQENNFPLSNLGDSCRQGIIHRLDKTTSGAIVIAKNNHAHEILSQQLKSREMGRYYLCVIDSPLKQNILIDTPLIRHPRNRLKYIPTTKNTPLSKEAKTAFYKIINNDKIELIGAKLFSGRTHQIRAHLSKIQRHILGDAFYGYKGNYTARILLHSHLLYLTHPTTKQRLEIYAPFWEDMLLFLHQEFYPTQNLEYFKKNFKIPLDQLYHSSFSNS